Proteins encoded by one window of Vibrio panuliri:
- a CDS encoding heme ABC transporter permease has translation MWKWLHPYAKPESAYRLCGKLLPWFSILAFACLLIGTVWGLAFAPSDYQQGDSFRIIYIHVPSAIWSMGVYMSMAIAAFIGLVWQIRISDMAALAMAPIGAVFTFIALLTGAIWGKPMWGAWWVWDARLTSELILLFLYLGVIALYHAFDDQKTAAKAAGILAIVGVINLPIIHFSVEWWNTLHQGATITKFDKPSISNDMLWPLLLNIFGFAFFFGALTLVRLRNEIISKESHRPWVIEMSTRLTQRGN, from the coding sequence ATGTGGAAATGGCTCCATCCATATGCAAAGCCTGAGTCAGCCTACCGCTTATGCGGAAAATTGCTGCCATGGTTTTCGATACTAGCCTTCGCTTGCCTTTTAATAGGCACTGTGTGGGGGTTAGCGTTTGCACCTTCTGATTATCAACAAGGCGACAGTTTTAGGATCATCTACATTCATGTGCCGTCGGCTATTTGGTCGATGGGGGTATATATGTCAATGGCAATCGCTGCTTTTATTGGATTGGTTTGGCAAATCCGCATTTCGGATATGGCAGCCTTGGCAATGGCGCCTATTGGCGCAGTGTTTACGTTTATCGCGCTTTTAACTGGTGCGATTTGGGGTAAACCTATGTGGGGTGCATGGTGGGTATGGGACGCTCGCTTGACTTCAGAGCTGATTCTACTGTTCTTGTACCTTGGCGTTATCGCGCTCTACCATGCTTTTGATGACCAAAAAACCGCTGCAAAAGCCGCAGGTATTCTGGCGATTGTTGGTGTGATCAATCTGCCTATCATCCACTTTTCAGTCGAGTGGTGGAACACGCTGCACCAAGGTGCGACGATCACTAAGTTTGATAAACCCTCGATCTCTAATGACATGTTGTGGCCACTACTGCTCAACATTTTCGGTTTTGCCTTTTTCTTTGGTGCTCTAACTTTAGTTCGTCTACGTAACGAAATTATAAGTAAAGAGAGCCACCGTCCTTGGGTGATAGAGATGTCGACCCGACTAACTCAGAGAGGTAATTAA
- the ccmD gene encoding heme exporter protein CcmD — protein MHFESLGDFFAMGGYAGYVWSAFGITFFVMIALLVSSVRRHKALLNDVQDKVARQARIDAAKNLENTL, from the coding sequence ATGCATTTTGAATCTTTGGGTGATTTTTTTGCAATGGGTGGCTACGCAGGTTATGTGTGGAGTGCATTCGGCATTACTTTTTTCGTGATGATTGCGCTGCTGGTCAGCAGTGTGCGACGTCACAAAGCACTACTGAACGATGTTCAGGATAAAGTGGCTCGTCAAGCGCGTATTGATGCGGCCAAGAATTTGGAGAACACGCTATGA
- the ccmE gene encoding cytochrome c maturation protein CcmE has protein sequence MNPRRKKRLAIVLAILLGIGSTVGLMIYALGQNMDLFYTPTELVQGKPDGSKPEVGQRLRIGGMVTVGSVVRDPESLRVSFQLHDVGPNVTVVYDGILPDLFREGQGIVAQGVLVDATTVEAFEVLAKHDEEYMPPEIAEAMEKSHTPLEYSNEQKQGSSQ, from the coding sequence ATGAACCCAAGACGTAAAAAGAGGCTCGCTATTGTTCTAGCCATTTTGCTTGGCATTGGCTCAACGGTTGGTTTAATGATCTATGCTTTAGGCCAAAATATGGACTTATTCTATACCCCGACTGAGTTGGTTCAGGGTAAGCCAGATGGCTCAAAACCTGAAGTCGGTCAGCGCTTGCGTATTGGTGGTATGGTTACGGTAGGGTCTGTTGTACGCGATCCTGAATCGTTGCGTGTTTCCTTCCAATTGCATGATGTCGGCCCGAATGTCACGGTTGTCTACGATGGCATCTTGCCAGACCTTTTCCGCGAAGGGCAGGGCATTGTTGCTCAAGGTGTGTTGGTTGATGCGACAACCGTAGAGGCGTTTGAGGTACTCGCTAAGCATGATGAAGAGTACATGCCACCTGAAATTGCTGAAGCGATGGAAAAATCGCACACGCCACTTGAATACTCAAATGAACAGAAACAAGGAAGCAGTCAATGA
- a CDS encoding heme lyase CcmF/NrfE family subunit, with translation MIAEIGHFALIVSLAMAVLLSILPLVGASKNNTLLMNTARPLSWGMFLLLALSFAILLWAFYTNDFTLNYVASNSNTQLPWYYRLTAVWGAHEGSLLLWVLIQAAWTVAVATFSRGMPQESVARVLAVMGMISVGFLLFIILTSNPFLRTLPFFPVDGRDLNPLLQDPGLIIHPPMLYMGYVGFSVAFSFAIASLMTGRLDTAWARWSRPWTTAAWLFLTLGIALGSWWAYYELGWGGWWFWDPVENASFMPWLAGTALMHSLAVTEKRGTFKAWTVLLAISAFSLSLLGTFLVRSGILVSVHAFASDPSRGMFILGFLVFVIGGSLLLFAVKGAAVRARGNFDLVSRENALLANNVLLMAGLVVVLVGTLLPLVHKQIGLGSVSIGAPFFDMLFAWLMIPFSFVLGIGPLIRWKRDNLSSLAKPMLVSGVISIVLAGLLNWMFSDYFVFMTYLGWLMAMWIVVLHCFELHERATHRHSFFTGVRKLQRSHWAMMLGHIGLAVSIIGIAMVQTHSIERDVRLAPGDNFQLEEYNFYFSGVRDKDGPNYDGYIADFEITLDGKYINTLHAEKRFYRTARSMMTEAAIDRSITRDLYVAMGDRLDDNKSWAVRIYYKPFVNWIWAGSIIMSLGGALAISDRRYRFRKNANKQEA, from the coding sequence ATGATTGCAGAAATCGGCCATTTTGCACTGATCGTATCGCTTGCGATGGCAGTGCTGCTGAGTATCCTGCCTTTGGTAGGTGCTTCCAAAAACAATACTCTTTTGATGAACACAGCCCGTCCTCTCTCTTGGGGGATGTTCTTGCTGCTCGCGCTGTCATTCGCGATTTTGCTGTGGGCGTTTTACACAAATGACTTTACGCTTAATTACGTTGCCAGCAACTCCAATACTCAGTTGCCATGGTATTACCGCTTAACAGCCGTCTGGGGCGCGCATGAAGGCTCGCTACTGCTTTGGGTGTTAATTCAAGCAGCGTGGACTGTGGCGGTGGCGACTTTTAGCCGTGGGATGCCACAAGAGTCGGTTGCTCGCGTATTAGCGGTCATGGGGATGATCAGTGTCGGCTTCTTGCTGTTTATTATCCTCACTTCAAACCCGTTCTTACGTACTCTGCCATTTTTCCCTGTCGACGGACGCGACCTTAACCCATTGTTGCAAGACCCGGGTCTGATTATTCACCCGCCTATGTTGTACATGGGTTATGTTGGGTTCTCTGTTGCGTTTTCATTCGCGATTGCATCGTTAATGACAGGCCGTCTTGATACGGCATGGGCTCGTTGGTCTCGTCCTTGGACTACAGCGGCTTGGTTATTTTTAACACTTGGTATCGCACTAGGTTCATGGTGGGCATATTACGAACTTGGCTGGGGTGGCTGGTGGTTCTGGGATCCAGTAGAAAACGCCTCATTTATGCCTTGGTTGGCAGGTACGGCGCTGATGCACTCATTAGCAGTGACGGAAAAACGCGGTACCTTTAAAGCATGGACCGTGCTTCTCGCAATCTCGGCATTCTCATTGAGCTTGCTCGGCACGTTTTTGGTGCGTTCAGGTATTTTGGTTTCAGTACACGCGTTTGCCTCGGATCCATCGCGCGGTATGTTTATCCTAGGTTTCCTAGTGTTTGTTATTGGTGGTTCACTATTGCTGTTTGCCGTGAAAGGCGCGGCAGTACGTGCCCGTGGTAACTTCGACTTGGTATCACGTGAAAACGCGTTACTGGCGAACAACGTGCTATTGATGGCTGGTCTAGTGGTCGTTTTGGTGGGGACTCTGCTACCTTTGGTCCATAAGCAAATTGGCCTTGGTTCGGTTTCAATCGGTGCACCTTTCTTCGATATGCTGTTTGCATGGCTAATGATCCCATTCTCATTTGTGTTGGGTATTGGGCCGCTAATTCGTTGGAAGCGCGATAACCTCTCTAGCCTAGCGAAACCTATGCTGGTCTCTGGTGTTATCTCGATTGTTCTCGCAGGACTGTTGAACTGGATGTTCTCTGATTACTTCGTCTTTATGACCTACCTAGGATGGTTAATGGCGATGTGGATTGTTGTTCTCCACTGTTTCGAGCTGCATGAGCGTGCAACGCATCGCCATAGTTTCTTCACCGGTGTGCGTAAGTTGCAACGTAGCCACTGGGCAATGATGCTAGGTCATATCGGTTTGGCTGTGTCGATCATTGGTATCGCAATGGTACAAACACACAGTATTGAGCGTGATGTTCGCTTGGCACCTGGGGATAACTTCCAGCTGGAAGAGTACAATTTCTACTTCTCAGGTGTGCGAGATAAAGATGGTCCTAACTACGATGGTTACATTGCGGACTTTGAAATCACTCTTGATGGCAAGTACATCAACACGCTTCACGCTGAGAAGCGCTTCTACCGTACTGCTCGCTCGATGATGACCGAAGCGGCGATTGACCGCAGTATCACGCGTGATCTCTATGTTGCAATGGGTGACCGCCTTGATGACAACAAGTCTTGGGCGGTGCGTATTTACTATAAACCATTTGTAAACTGGATTTGGGCTGGTTCGATTATCATGTCACTAGGCGGCGCACTGGCTATTAGTGATAGACGTTACCGCTTCAGAAAAAACGCTAACAAGCAGGAGGCATAA
- a CDS encoding DsbE family thiol:disulfide interchange protein: MNKKFLFIPLIAFLGLVAVFMTQLVRNSEGDDPTKLESVLVGKTVPEFRLEDLAEPGKLYDQSIFKGEPLLLNVWATWCPTCYAEHQYLNELANEGVKIIGLNYKDHRDKAVGWLNDLGNPYLISLFDGNGMLGLDLGVYGAPETFLIDANGVIRYRHVGDVNPRNWKEKLEPMYLEMVAEAKK; the protein is encoded by the coding sequence ATGAATAAGAAGTTTTTATTTATCCCACTGATCGCATTTTTAGGTTTAGTGGCGGTATTTATGACTCAGTTGGTGCGCAACTCAGAAGGCGACGACCCAACGAAGTTAGAGTCCGTTTTGGTAGGAAAAACCGTCCCTGAGTTCCGACTAGAAGATCTTGCAGAGCCGGGTAAGCTCTATGACCAATCGATCTTTAAGGGTGAGCCTTTACTGTTGAATGTATGGGCGACTTGGTGTCCAACCTGTTATGCCGAACACCAGTATCTTAATGAGTTAGCCAATGAAGGCGTCAAAATCATTGGTTTAAACTACAAAGATCATCGTGATAAAGCGGTCGGTTGGTTAAATGATTTAGGCAATCCTTATCTGATTAGCTTGTTCGATGGAAACGGCATGCTTGGATTGGATCTCGGTGTCTATGGTGCACCGGAGACTTTCTTGATCGATGCTAATGGTGTGATCCGTTACCGCCATGTTGGTGATGTAAACCCACGTAACTGGAAAGAGAAACTCGAGCCAATGTACTTAGAGATGGTAGCGGAGGCGAAGAAATGA
- a CDS encoding cytochrome c-type biogenesis protein: MKKWMIALFAAMTFSLAAHAAIEVYEFDTLQQEEQFKELGHTLRCPKCQNNTIADSNAELAQDLRHKVYEMTKDGKSKDEIVDYMIDRYGNFVTYNPPFTLATSILWLGPLGVVLLGFGLIIIRSRKAKQVDVDDKWDQDKEQRLKALLDEENDGDKQ, encoded by the coding sequence ATGAAGAAGTGGATGATTGCGCTATTCGCGGCAATGACATTTTCTCTAGCAGCACACGCAGCGATTGAGGTATACGAGTTTGATACTTTACAACAAGAGGAACAGTTTAAAGAGCTGGGTCATACTCTGCGTTGTCCAAAATGTCAAAACAACACCATCGCGGACTCAAATGCGGAACTGGCTCAAGATCTTCGTCATAAAGTGTACGAGATGACCAAAGATGGTAAGTCTAAGGATGAGATTGTGGATTACATGATTGACCGTTACGGCAATTTTGTTACCTACAACCCGCCATTTACACTGGCAACTTCAATTTTATGGTTGGGACCATTAGGTGTTGTACTGCTTGGCTTTGGGCTTATTATCATCCGTAGCCGCAAAGCGAAGCAGGTGGACGTTGACGATAAATGGGATCAAGACAAAGAACAGCGCCTAAAAGCGCTACTCGATGAAGAGAACGACGGAGATAAGCAGTAA
- the ccmI gene encoding c-type cytochrome biogenesis protein CcmI, with product MTLFWIASIVLIALSGVMIALPFIKKKENNDAALRDELNKALYKDRLSELEEETEEGLVENQQELIDDLKQSLLDDIPSEKHVSESAALNPWVVIVPSMLLTIAMSYGLYAKFGAADDVAQWQQVSSNLPALSKKLMSPEGAALSDDEMQDLTLALRTRLHVEPKDATGWLLLGRIALANRDIDTAIGAMNKAYTLKNDDPDIMLGYAQALMLSQDPVDQDTARATLGKLVQRNYMDVRVFSLLAFDAYERKDFAAAVRYWSIMQQMIGPQDERYEMLGRSIENAQKQMGIAPSDAKSVSVSINLAPQVTASPDAALIVSVHNADGSPVPVAAARYPLGTFPRTVVLDDGNSMMQGQKLSQLEGYVVRVRIDNDGNVATKEGDWYGESSAAKMGEAVEVTIDKQY from the coding sequence ATGACTCTATTTTGGATTGCTTCAATCGTTCTTATTGCACTGAGCGGTGTGATGATCGCGTTGCCTTTTATCAAAAAGAAAGAGAACAACGACGCCGCTTTGCGTGATGAACTCAATAAAGCCTTGTACAAAGATCGTCTATCTGAGCTTGAAGAAGAAACCGAAGAAGGCTTAGTTGAAAACCAGCAAGAATTGATTGATGACCTCAAACAGTCTTTGCTAGATGACATTCCTTCCGAAAAGCACGTTTCGGAGAGTGCAGCATTAAACCCTTGGGTTGTGATTGTGCCGTCTATGTTGTTGACGATTGCAATGAGCTATGGGTTGTACGCCAAGTTTGGCGCAGCAGATGATGTGGCGCAGTGGCAACAGGTATCTTCAAACCTTCCTGCTTTGTCGAAAAAGCTAATGTCGCCTGAAGGGGCAGCGTTAAGCGACGATGAGATGCAAGATTTGACTCTGGCGTTGCGTACCCGTTTGCATGTAGAGCCTAAAGATGCCACTGGCTGGCTTCTGCTTGGGCGTATTGCACTGGCAAATCGTGATATTGATACGGCGATCGGCGCAATGAACAAGGCATATACCCTTAAAAATGATGACCCAGACATCATGTTGGGTTATGCGCAAGCTTTGATGCTCTCTCAAGATCCTGTCGATCAAGATACCGCTCGTGCGACCTTGGGTAAACTGGTTCAACGCAACTATATGGATGTGCGTGTATTCTCCTTGTTGGCATTTGATGCCTACGAGCGCAAGGACTTTGCCGCTGCCGTGCGTTATTGGAGCATTATGCAGCAGATGATTGGTCCACAAGATGAACGCTATGAAATGCTTGGTCGTAGTATCGAAAACGCTCAGAAGCAAATGGGGATTGCGCCAAGTGATGCTAAATCAGTTTCTGTAAGCATCAATCTTGCGCCACAAGTTACTGCTAGCCCTGACGCGGCTTTGATTGTCTCTGTGCATAACGCTGACGGTTCACCGGTTCCTGTGGCTGCGGCTCGTTATCCACTCGGTACATTCCCGCGTACGGTTGTGCTTGATGATGGCAATAGCATGATGCAAGGACAAAAGCTGTCTCAGCTTGAAGGTTATGTTGTTCGCGTTCGAATCGATAACGATGGCAATGTCGCGACAAAAGAGGGCGACTGGTACGGAGAGAGCTCAGCAGCTAAAATGGGAGAAGCGGTTGAGGTTACGATTGATAAGCAGTATTAA
- a CDS encoding MlaA family lipoprotein: MKSLKPKVWTSLLSVMLLAGCSSAPDSESETSINNVNDPFENFNRVMWDINYDYLDPYVVRPVSLAYVGYTPRPVRVGIANFLSNLDEPSSMVNNLIMGNGGKAFDHFNRFWINTTFGLLGFIDIASDAGITDHNEKALGDALGHYGVGNGPYVMVPGYGPWTVRESADFVDGMYVPLSLLNFWAGLGKWALEGMETRASLVTQEAMLDNSPDPYALTREVYIQHQDFKAEIESKQEEIDHDEEAYLDDYLDELN, translated from the coding sequence ATGAAGAGCCTTAAGCCAAAGGTATGGACATCGTTATTATCAGTAATGTTGCTTGCAGGGTGTTCAAGTGCACCTGACAGTGAGTCTGAAACCAGCATTAATAATGTCAACGATCCCTTTGAAAACTTTAACCGCGTAATGTGGGACATCAACTACGACTATCTTGACCCTTATGTTGTTCGTCCTGTCTCTCTTGCTTACGTGGGTTATACTCCTCGCCCTGTCCGAGTTGGTATCGCCAACTTTCTTAGCAACCTTGATGAGCCATCAAGCATGGTTAACAATCTAATTATGGGTAATGGTGGTAAAGCATTTGATCACTTTAACCGATTTTGGATTAACACCACTTTTGGTCTATTAGGTTTTATTGATATCGCTTCAGATGCAGGGATTACTGATCATAATGAAAAGGCGCTGGGTGATGCACTCGGCCACTATGGTGTCGGTAACGGTCCGTATGTGATGGTGCCAGGTTATGGTCCTTGGACGGTACGTGAAAGTGCCGATTTTGTCGATGGTATGTATGTACCGCTGTCACTGCTAAACTTCTGGGCCGGCCTTGGTAAGTGGGCATTAGAAGGAATGGAAACTCGCGCTTCTCTGGTTACTCAAGAAGCAATGTTAGACAACTCGCCAGATCCATACGCACTGACGCGTGAGGTTTATATTCAGCATCAAGATTTCAAAGCTGAGATTGAATCGAAGCAAGAAGAAATCGACCACGATGAAGAAGCGTATCTTGATGACTATCTCGATGAGTTAAATTAA
- a CDS encoding outer membrane protein transport protein: MKTNKSLLSLAVACGLMSASTTVNAAGFQLAEYSATGLGRAYAGEAAIADNASSQWRNPALLTYLEGTQVSVGAIYVDPNIDISGKSTYNPLPNYSRTYDANSEDFAHDAVIPNFYVSHKYNEKFAIGFALGTNYGMETDLGKEFAGANHGNEASIISMEANLNAAYQITDAVSVGGGLRYVQAEGSFGAVASSNSLMYKGDALKYMEGDDTAWGWQVGTVWQINEANRVGFSYKSEVDLTLEGYAKGRGFNRNDAEARKDGSMNLALPATAELATYHQLTDKVAVHTSINWTNWSSFKELVADFPNEASVSIKEENWKDNYRFAVGSTYQYNNKLQLRTGIAYDTSAVDEEFRTATIPETDRLWLSIGAGYQWSEQLSLDAGFTYIMAKDAKMHESDSKPLGADFFGGSFEGEVSGSIWLIGVQANYKF; encoded by the coding sequence ATGAAAACAAACAAGTCTCTCCTATCACTTGCAGTGGCATGTGGTTTAATGTCAGCTTCAACAACCGTTAACGCAGCTGGTTTCCAGTTAGCAGAATACTCAGCAACGGGTCTTGGCCGTGCGTATGCAGGCGAAGCAGCGATAGCGGATAACGCAAGCTCACAATGGCGCAACCCTGCGCTACTTACCTACTTAGAAGGGACTCAAGTTTCTGTAGGCGCTATTTATGTAGACCCAAATATCGATATTAGCGGCAAATCAACTTACAACCCTTTACCTAATTACTCTCGCACCTATGATGCAAACTCAGAAGACTTTGCCCATGATGCAGTAATTCCTAACTTCTACGTATCACACAAGTACAATGAAAAGTTTGCTATTGGTTTCGCATTAGGCACCAACTACGGTATGGAAACAGACCTAGGGAAAGAGTTCGCAGGTGCAAACCATGGTAATGAAGCGAGCATTATTTCTATGGAAGCGAACTTAAATGCCGCTTATCAAATCACAGATGCTGTAAGTGTGGGTGGAGGTTTGCGCTATGTTCAGGCTGAAGGCAGTTTTGGAGCAGTAGCATCATCAAACTCTCTGATGTACAAAGGTGATGCCCTTAAATATATGGAAGGTGATGATACAGCTTGGGGTTGGCAAGTTGGTACTGTTTGGCAAATTAACGAAGCTAACCGCGTAGGTTTTAGTTATAAATCAGAGGTTGACCTAACTCTTGAAGGCTACGCAAAAGGTCGCGGCTTCAACCGCAATGACGCAGAAGCCCGAAAAGATGGTTCGATGAACTTAGCATTACCAGCAACTGCTGAGCTAGCAACCTATCACCAGTTAACGGATAAAGTGGCAGTTCACACCAGCATTAACTGGACCAATTGGAGCAGCTTTAAAGAGCTAGTTGCGGATTTTCCTAATGAAGCAAGTGTTTCTATTAAAGAAGAAAACTGGAAGGATAACTACCGCTTCGCAGTTGGCTCAACTTATCAATACAACAACAAGTTACAACTTCGCACTGGTATCGCCTACGACACATCTGCAGTAGATGAAGAGTTCCGCACCGCAACCATACCTGAAACCGACCGTCTATGGCTAAGCATTGGTGCGGGCTACCAATGGTCAGAACAACTGTCTCTAGATGCTGGCTTTACTTACATTATGGCGAAAGACGCTAAGATGCACGAAAGCGATAGTAAACCACTGGGCGCTGATTTCTTTGGTGGCTCATTCGAAGGCGAAGTCTCTGGCAGTATCTGGTTGATCGGTGTACAAGCGAACTACAAGTTCTAA
- a CDS encoding outer membrane protein transport protein, with protein sequence MNKTRLFKKTLVAVTVSLASQQALAAGFQLNAQSATGIGRAFAGDAVIADNASVMARNPAAMALFDKTELSLGFESITSMIEVKDAKYCGTTCQVLPGISPPKDANVDDAGDTSIAPNIHLIVPVNDKFAWGINAYTNFGTKTEFSDSYSASEYGGLTDVKSFNFGLAGSYRLNEQWSFGAGLDLVYGQGTMKRVASNDVAQIGGMDLINVDEADGFALGFNIGTVFELDENNRFGLAYHYSPEFEAEDDKGQKIVLPLPDLLEFSGYHRIEDTKFAVHYSIQYIGWGSFDQIEFDNLSGSPLGSNYNKPYEWQDGWHYAIGGTYYLNNDWTLRAGYMYDTSAQDSLTSVSVPDSDRQWFSAGFTYHIDSASNIDFGFTYLMGDDVSVNEATANPNYDPTNPLAGPENLSTLSATTHADAILFGLQYSRSF encoded by the coding sequence ATGAATAAAACGCGTCTGTTTAAAAAAACACTGGTCGCAGTGACAGTTTCACTTGCATCACAACAAGCTCTCGCCGCTGGCTTCCAGCTTAACGCACAATCTGCAACAGGTATCGGTCGTGCATTCGCCGGTGATGCAGTTATTGCTGATAACGCTTCAGTAATGGCTCGTAACCCTGCTGCTATGGCTCTATTTGACAAAACTGAGCTTTCTCTTGGTTTTGAAAGTATTACTTCAATGATTGAAGTAAAGGATGCAAAGTATTGTGGTACAACCTGTCAAGTGCTACCAGGGATCTCTCCTCCTAAAGATGCAAACGTAGATGACGCAGGTGACACTTCCATCGCCCCTAATATTCATCTTATTGTCCCAGTAAATGATAAATTCGCTTGGGGTATAAACGCCTATACAAACTTCGGTACTAAAACCGAGTTTTCGGATAGTTATTCTGCTTCAGAATATGGTGGTTTAACTGATGTTAAAAGCTTTAACTTTGGCCTAGCGGGCTCATACCGCCTAAATGAACAATGGAGCTTTGGCGCAGGCTTAGACCTTGTCTATGGTCAAGGTACTATGAAGCGAGTGGCAAGTAACGATGTCGCACAAATCGGTGGAATGGACCTAATTAACGTTGATGAAGCTGATGGCTTTGCTTTAGGGTTTAATATCGGCACCGTTTTTGAACTCGATGAAAATAACCGATTTGGACTAGCTTATCACTACAGCCCAGAGTTTGAAGCAGAAGATGATAAAGGACAGAAAATTGTTCTACCGCTTCCTGACTTACTAGAGTTCTCCGGTTATCATAGAATTGAAGACACTAAGTTTGCCGTACACTATTCGATTCAGTATATAGGTTGGGGTTCTTTTGATCAGATCGAGTTTGATAACCTTAGCGGGTCTCCTCTAGGCTCAAACTATAATAAACCTTATGAATGGCAGGATGGTTGGCACTATGCTATCGGTGGTACATATTACCTAAATAACGATTGGACACTACGTGCAGGTTATATGTATGACACCAGTGCTCAAGATAGCTTAACATCAGTATCTGTTCCAGACTCTGACCGCCAATGGTTCTCAGCAGGCTTTACTTACCATATTGATAGTGCATCTAATATTGACTTTGGCTTTACATATCTAATGGGAGATGACGTTTCTGTAAATGAAGCAACAGCAAACCCTAATTACGACCCAACAAACCCTCTAGCAGGGCCTGAGAATCTCTCAACTCTGTCTGCAACAACCCATGCCGATGCAATCTTGTTCGGCCTGCAATATAGCCGTAGCTTCTAA
- a CDS encoding DUF3379 domain-containing protein gives MDELEFRRRIMSDPKERDSDILDAMRTNESNSKFAEDILDLDSRIAKAMNVDVPEDLADRILFNQSSRNQNNVVKANFVKRSMAMAASVAFVVGLLVGQINWGNVVVTPAQASLADTAIEHVMAEKPFIANLDEQVNTSQINAKMAPFTHQLSEQFPYHVYYLNHCGFGDANALHMVFEGEKGKVTLFMTNIASSHVEDFQKQGMDGVVEPVGNASIVIVGEKGENVANIANSIKKLIQPVSI, from the coding sequence ATGGATGAATTAGAATTCCGTCGTCGTATTATGTCTGACCCAAAAGAGCGGGACAGCGACATTCTCGATGCGATGCGTACCAATGAAAGCAACAGCAAGTTCGCTGAAGATATATTGGATCTCGACAGCCGTATCGCAAAAGCGATGAATGTTGATGTGCCAGAAGATCTTGCTGACCGAATTTTGTTTAACCAAAGCTCACGCAACCAGAATAACGTGGTGAAAGCGAACTTTGTTAAACGCAGTATGGCAATGGCGGCATCGGTTGCTTTCGTCGTTGGATTGTTGGTCGGTCAAATCAATTGGGGCAATGTGGTAGTCACACCCGCACAAGCAAGCCTAGCTGATACGGCAATTGAACATGTGATGGCTGAAAAACCGTTTATCGCGAACTTAGATGAGCAAGTGAATACGTCGCAAATTAATGCCAAGATGGCCCCATTTACCCATCAACTCAGTGAGCAATTTCCTTATCACGTCTACTATCTCAACCATTGTGGTTTTGGTGATGCTAATGCTTTGCATATGGTGTTTGAAGGTGAAAAGGGCAAAGTCACCTTGTTTATGACTAATATCGCCTCAAGCCATGTTGAAGATTTTCAAAAACAGGGCATGGATGGCGTAGTTGAACCCGTCGGTAACGCAAGCATCGTCATAGTGGGCGAAAAGGGTGAAAATGTCGCGAACATCGCCAATTCTATAAAAAAACTTATCCAACCAGTTTCTATCTAA
- a CDS encoding sigma-70 family RNA polymerase sigma factor, which produces MDRQRKYEALVRAYHRDLYRYAYWLCKDPTIAEDLVQETCLRAWKSLDSLQDDKAAKSWLITILRRENARRFERKQFDLVDIDDHSNEAKVSDDAHHQSEWIHAQIMKLEVEYREPLFLQVVGGFSGDEIGEILELNKNTVMTRLFRARNQLKEMLESEEKHRGAHNG; this is translated from the coding sequence ATGGACAGACAAAGAAAATATGAAGCACTAGTGCGCGCGTATCATCGAGATCTCTATCGCTACGCCTATTGGCTGTGTAAAGATCCCACCATTGCCGAAGATTTGGTTCAAGAAACCTGCTTACGGGCATGGAAATCACTAGATAGCTTACAGGATGACAAAGCGGCAAAAAGCTGGCTGATCACCATATTACGTCGAGAAAATGCGCGTCGATTTGAACGCAAGCAATTCGATTTAGTGGATATTGACGATCACAGCAATGAAGCCAAAGTGAGCGATGATGCCCATCATCAATCAGAGTGGATTCACGCTCAAATCATGAAACTCGAAGTGGAATACCGTGAGCCACTGTTTTTGCAAGTCGTAGGCGGATTTAGCGGTGACGAAATCGGTGAAATTTTAGAGTTAAACAAAAATACCGTGATGACACGGTTGTTTAGAGCTCGAAACCAACTCAAAGAGATGTTGGAATCTGAAGAGAAACACAGAGGAGCGCACAATGGATGA